The Asterias rubens unplaced genomic scaffold, eAstRub1.3, whole genome shotgun sequence region CTCATGTTAATGAATACAATCGTTCCAAACTGTCAAACCTTTTTGGGTGACGAAGCTGTTTTATAacttatataatatataattgATAAGATACAGAGCTTCATAAATATATTTGAGCGTAAAAAGATGGGTGGTCTAATCGTAGCTATTGTTTTGTTCGTACTTGTTACAATAGCCCTTTTAATAAATGCGATACAGATTGTTAGCTTACAAAATATAGGCGAAGGAACTGCTCTAATTGAGAAATTTAGAGATGTGACTTACGTAAAAATTAGGGATTACACCCAAGCAAAAAAGAAAGGCTTTCCATTGGTTCCTGGGCGAGGGATTAACCTCACTGTTGAGGAGTGGCAAAGTCTAAACTAAAGACAATGCTTCCCACCATAGACGAAGCCGTTGAAGAAGTTTCCGACGCTTGTATTGGTTAACTAAAAACAAAGAACTAAGAAATGGTCACTTACATATCCAAAAGCGTGTGTtgtaatgtaaaaaacaaatggatAAAAAGCCCACGACAAATCGTTTGGAGCCACAGATCTTCACAGCAAATCAGCAAACCAGCAAACCAGCAACATCAGTAGCAGTAAATTataaacatcatcatcatcatggctgaaaacaaattttttccTGATTCCTTCAACGCGGCGGAAGAATGGCGGAGGCTGTTAGGAGAAGACATGATGTGGGGACAAATTATCCCCCATTCCCTACCTCCACCACCTACAAGTGTCTTCCAAGAGCAGGCAGagtgtaagttttattttatttgtttgcttccACTACTTaaatgttctttttagaacaacccccTCCCCTTCCAATACACCTCTTTCtgaatgtgtttgttttaatgtaaaagaCGTCACGcctaaaaattaaattaaataaatttgtttctcttttgttttatttttagttacTCATGTCATAGAATTTGAGATGGAGGAGGACACGGCCGGAGAAGGAGATGACGATGATTTGGAGGGGTATTCTTGGCAATGTGGTACGTtacgttttattttatttttatatttttatttatttattattattgtttttgtttttttttgctgttaaaCTGTGATTAACTGATTGATCAGAAGATGTTCTCATATTAGCAACATTGCCGTTACATTGCTCAAGACCAAACCCAAACTTCAAGCTTGCAATCAAGTTTTCAACCATTCAACTTATTTATACCATTTCTTTTTGTGTGTTACTTGTATAGCGTCGGAAATTCTTTGCCCCGACGATGTGTTTGATGAACCCCTTCCTTCAGTGCCGTCACCCGTTCCAGTTGCTTTACCTGTTCCGTCACCCGTTTGTTTGCCTCCGATGTCACCATTAGCTCTCCCCACCGTACCAGCCACAATCGGCCAACATATGTACGGGCACGTAGGGTTCTACGTGCGCACAGTGTTATGTTTTATTATCCAATCAAATTGTTATGGATGTGAGGTGGATCATCCATCTCAAAGGCAGCATAGCTGCCTGATGGATGATCCACAGGATCAATTTAACATGTAAATGTATATTGAAGAAATGTTAGAAAAACTTCGCAAGGATAGCGATGTCCTTGTGTGTCACTGGCTTGAAAAAGTCAGTACTATTGACGCACTAAACAAAGGTATCCTTGCGAAGATTCTGCGGTCGCAGAACttattgaatttttattttttacattaacTACGGAAGAGGGCATGGAAGAGTTAAGAGATTATGTTGCTTGACATTTTTCCAAGTCCTCTTTTGTATTtaataattgtgttttatttgactGCATTTGTGtgtaaactttttaaaactgtacatacatgtttgattaaaacatttcctttgtaaaattttattttaaactttttaaaattaacaactgtacatgactgtacataaCTGTTTGATTGAAGTGaataaaatcaaaaacaatttttttaacgtGAAATAATTTGATAAATAGTGTGTTATTATTAGTCGTTTGTAATAAATACTTGAACATAAAGGGGTGGATTCATTTTGACTTTGCAACTAAGAGAGTCAACATGGGGGAGATGAAAGATTGGGTCGATTACTTATACACTTTATATTATGACATTGAACATGAATCGGGGTTAAGTAGCGTTGAAAAGTTATATCAGAGAGTCAAAGCCGAGGGTGTGTACGAGTTGTCTCGGAAACAAATAGTTCAATACTTGGAAAAACAAGATACTTATACTTTGCATAAACCAATAAAAAGAACTTTTCCTAGAAATCGTGTTCTCGCCATTGCAATTGATGAAATATGGCAACTTGATCTATGTGATGCTCAAGCGCTTTCAAGATATAATAAGGGGTATAAATACATATTAACATGTATCGATGTGTTTTCCAAATTTGCTTGGGCAAGACCACTGAAAAATAAGAGGTAAAACGATCCTAAATGCCTTTAGATCCATTGTAAATAGTGGTCAAAAGAGGGCCCCTCTGAGAGTCCAAACGGACGAGGGTAAGGAGTTCTTGAATTCTCATGTGCAAGAATTCTTAACTCATCACTAAATTGAATTTTACACTacaaataacaaaacacaaagctAGCGTCATAGAGAGATTTAATTCTACCTTGAATACAAAACTTTGGAAATTATTTTCATATCAAAATACCTTCAAGTACAAAGATGTGTTGCAAAAAGTGATCAATACGTATAATAATTCGACACATAGATCGATACGTATGAAACCCAACGAAGTGTCTGAAGAAAATGACGGGAAAGTGTGGAAGGCGTTGTATAGTGATGCCAGACATGCAGCCAAACCTAAATATAAGTTTAAGATCGGAGACTCGGTTAGGATTAGCATAGCGGCAAAAGTATTTCGAAAAGGATATTTACCCAAATGGTCCGAGGAAATATTCACCATCGATCGACGTATACGAAATGTAAGACCATTATATGTTTTGAAAGATTATGGAGGCGAGGAGCTGAAGTGTACCTTTTACGAGGAGGAATTACAGAAAGTTTTAAAAGATACGTTTGATACGTACAGAGTGGAAAAAGTTTTTCGTCAGAGAACAAAACTTGGCCAAAAGGAATATTTTGTAAAGTGGTTGGGATATCCCTCTTCGTTCAACAGTTTGGTAACTAAACTCGAATAATAACGGGGATCCGACATGCCTGCAGGCAGAAACTACTCAAACTCGAAACATGTCGGACCGTCAATTCTATTTGACCCTTCCTAGCAATGCCTCTCTGGATGTGTATCCGAACAATACACTATCGGATTACACGACCAGACTATTTAATCCTATTCAACTAACTGGTAATTGGGAGGTCGGTCTGAGCGAAATTCAATATCctcattgttattttaacatAACGGATGGAAATAATTCGCTGACCTACTCTGAAAATGGTAAACTGACAAGATATTTAAAAATACCACATGGCTACTACAGTTCTATTCAAGAGCTTCTCGAAACCATCAATGAACTTATGGTTGACGAAGCCAAGCCGAGTATAAGTTTGACGGTAGACAGAAAATCTAAAAAAGTTTTAGTGAGATTGAAACCGGGTGCTTACGTAATATTTAACGATGGATTATACAATTCACTAGGATTGCCTCGCAAAACACTCTTTGAAACGACAATAGGAACTCGACCTTCTGACATTTATTCTGGAATTTATAGTTTGTACATATATAGTGATATCATAGAACCTCAATATGTAGGCGATTCTAACgttcccttgataaaaatagtaCCGCTAAAGACAGGTAATAAAACCATGGGGGAAATGATATCCACGTCTTACAGTATGCCTCATTATATACCAGTTAAAACAAAGAACTTTGACACGATAAATTTGACTATAAGAAACAATGCTGGATTCAAATTTTCATTCGAACGAGGTAAAGTCATCGTGAAACTACACTTTCGTCAGGTCCGCCCTCCCCTTTTTTAGTCATCATGTCACTCTACGAACAGTATTATAAAGCTCAGGCGGGAGGTGGAAACTACTTCAAAGGAGCACCGATGCAAAGGGGTTATGGTTTAGGTGGAATTCTCTCCGGGTTATTCCGTCAGCTCTCCCCATCCTGACATGGGGAGCTAAGACAATTGGGAAACAAGCTCTCCAGACTGGTCTGCAAATGGCTAATGATGCACTTAAGGGTTAAACTACCCCCATCGCTCGTCAACCGAAGAAAAAACTAACCCATGGAGTACGCAAGAAGGTTATAAAGAGAAAGGGTCGAGGTCGACCCACCATTTCATCCGCTAGGAAGCGTCCACTCGATATATTTGATGTTAAATCGTCATCATGGCTTTTGCTCATAAGAATTCCTCAGAATGTACCAAGTCAGAGCTGGACCTCTTTTCTTTGCCCGGTACGCAGGCTAGTTTGACCAGGGCCAGTTGGATACAGTTTCAACCTCTGACAAATATCGTGGACGCTGGTCCGATTGAATTTGTAATAAATGGATCCAGCGATACTTACTTGGACTTGGCGCAGACCATGCTTCACGTACAGGCTAAAATCGTGGGTGCTGATTGAGCGGCACTAGACGATGACGTACCTGTGGCCCCCGTAAATCTAATGTTACAGTCTCTATTTTCCGAAGTCGACGTGTCCTTAAATGATCGTGTAATAACGCCATCAACTAACACGTACCAATACCGATCTGTCTTCGAATCGTTTTTCAGTTATGGGCCAGCCGCTAAGTCGTCTCACCTCACGTCGGGATTATTCTATAAAGATTCAGCCGGGAAAATGGATGTTACTGATCCCACGATCGAAGATGTAGACAATCGCAATGAAGGATTACATCAAAGGTTTCTACACACAAAGGGGAGCAAACTGGTGGACCTGATAGGACCTATACACGCCgacatattttttgttattaaacgGTGTTtccatgaaaataaaattgcacCGTTCGAAGGATTCTTTCTGTCTCATGTCTTCTACACCCGATGCAGATTACAAAGTAAAGATTCAGAGCGCTACCTTGTACATTCGAAGAGTCAGCGTGAATCCCACGGTAGCTTTAGCCCAGGCAAACACATTGGAGCAAACAACTGCAAAATATCCATTATGCAGAGTGGAGTTAAAAACATTCTCCGTTCCGCAAGGCAATCAATCTTTTACGAGGGAAAGGATGTTTCTGGGTCAGACTCCCAAACGCATTGTTTTAGGTTGTGTTGAAAATACGGCTATAAATGGGGATTTTAAGAAAAACCCAtacaatttcaaacattttaatttaaactttttaGCGCTGTATATAGACGGGGAACAACTGCCTTGGAAACCACTCAAACCAAAATTTGTGGGACCCGACAGTAATTATCTCATGGCATATCAGACGTTATTTTCGGGTCTAAACAATCTTCATCAGAATTCTGGAAACGATATTTCTAGATCGGATTACGCTAACGGTTACACCCTCTATGCATTTGACTTGACTCCAGATCTGTGTTCCGGCGGTCATTTTAATCTAATACGAAGCGGTAATGTACGCTTGGAGCTCGCCTTTAGAGATCCATTGATTAACACCGTGAATGTACTCGTTTATGCGGAGTCAATTCGATTCCAGAAATAGACAAGTCCCGTAACATACTGATTGATTATTCATTCTGAAAACTGACAAAATAACCAGACAACACAATGGTGGCGTTTTTCCCATAGATAAGTTACCCGAAAAAATTTCCAGCTTTCCTATTCTATATGTCATAAATACAGACAAAAGTGATAAACCGGGGATGCATTGGGTCGCTTTATATTTTAATGAAGACAAAAGGGCAGAATTTTTCGATTCATACGGTAACCCACTAGACAAATACGATGCGCATTTAATGCGGTTTATTGATAGACATTCCTCGGGGGTCTTATACAATGACCGCTGTCTTCAGTCTCTGGACAGTACAGTCTGCGGTCAGTATTGTATCATGTTTGCTCAATACAGGTGTAGGAACGTTGCAATGCAGACTATTGTTCGCATGCTCACTAGGGATACCCGTTATAATGATGCGTTTGTACATAACTTTGTGGAATCCCTCTACAACGTTGCTCTACCAATATCACATGGTgattttattattaatcaaaTTGTGAAAAGTTTTCAAAGTATTGTAAATAAATAGCCtctttttattgtataaaaagTTTGTCGTGTCTTTTTGAATAAAAGTTttgattaattaaataaatgaagtaaagttttaagtaaaaacaaacaaaaaccaagtttaaataaaataacaacagacaaaacaaagtttgaatTAGTTAATTAATAAccaaagacaaaaataaaaacgcaattacaatgtataaatattatatttcatgtactttattttatttcgcaataaaacaacaaaaatacaattgacAATTGTTTATCATTATTGTTTACGTTATTACAAAGACTCCCAAAGTAACTGTTTTTTAGGTCTGTGTCTAGAATAGGCCCGTGTGACTCTCTTTCGATTAGCTTTTGAAGTTGCGGTAGGCAACACGGGTAGTACCCTTTTTTCATTCGGTGTCATCAAGTTTTGCTTGTGACGTTGGACTATGGTTCGGCGTGACACATTACCCACTAGCGTTTCGGGCACGTTCATACTCGCCAAACCACGTACAAATTGTTGCCATCCAAGAGGGTCAAATCCTTTTGTAGCGTGTAAAACATCATTGATTAAATCCGTAATGTTAGATCCCTTAACCACATCTTCACCAATTTTTAGCTCGCCCATATCGTTCCAATTCATGGCGtcattctttttaattttttctaaTAATAGTTGGGCTTTATGCTTGTACGTCTTGGGCACACCCTCAATGATTTCTGCGGCAGTGTCAGGTTGATTTACAGGGGTTACCGTATTTGTTTTGGTGACATCTTCGGTCATGTCATAATATCCTTTCGGATTACTCATAGTCACTGATATGGGTTCTTGTTTTCTGGCTCGATCAAACTGTAGGTAGCGTTGGAGCGCTTGTTGATACAAAAGTACCTTGGTGTTGTCATCCAGGTCGGTTCTGTCCAGAGTATCCTTCATGTCCCGTTCCAGCGATTGTACTTTTGTTTCTCCAATGTCACTTttcaaaagtacattttgaatGGCACGTGTGACTTGATCCGCGGTAGCGTTCATCTCAATCTTCTTGGCGTAACGCATCAGTTTCCTAGGAACAGACCACCTAATGCTCTTAAGATGGGTGCAATGAGCGAACCAAAAAAAGCCACCTTTTTGCACGAGTAGATGTTTTCGTTTCTTGTGTGACAGTCGTTTATTAGCCAATTGTCTCAGGTGTGTCTTGTGACGTGATAACTTCTTCCTATGAGCAGAAGTCAAATGTACATGGCCTTTTAATACGTTCAAAGCACATTCGCACAGATATGATATCAGTTCTTTGTCGGCTCCTTTTATAATATCTTTCCTTATTTTGGGTGAAGACTTGCCCAATAGTTTTAGAGTATGGGCATTGTTCCCGAGTCGATGCGTCATCTTGACAAAATGAAGACAAAGGCATTTGTACGGGTCTATTATACTTTGGGTATATAGGCGTAGGGCGTCTCTCCCTTGAATATTTTTGTGTCGTGGGTCGAGGTGATCGGACCAATCGTCCGGCAACCCCTCCACAAATTGTATACCAGGTACACTATCAGAAAATTTTTGGAAAAGCGGCTGAAATTCTCCATAACGCCACAAAATTCTCTCAGGTGTATCAAGAATAACATCATTTTTCTGTTCCAATAACTTTTTTACAAAGACTGTTTTCCCACTGGAACTTGGTCCGGCAATGATGCAAGTAAATGGATGTTGCAGTTTAGTCGACATGAGATCGTCTgaagttaaaaataataatacagagtATAAAAATagcactgaaaaaaaaagctttGCGATTGGTTATTCGAGCGATGTACTGTTCACAAGAAAAAGAGTCAATAAATCCTTTACATGTTCTTCTCGAACCATAGTCTTTCCAAATAAAACGGATGCAATACGTAATcagcaaaataataattaaaatcagTTTAAGCATACGTGTTTTATCCCGTGTGCTTGTATTTGACGTTGCATCCATGATGTTTAGAAGCTCAATGAGTGGTTGACGTGGGTGTGCCAGCTTTATAACCGTAGGGTACGGTGTTGTACTGATCTACTCTAACCCTCTTGCTATAGACGACGCGGTAATCTTTTGTGCTTGACTTGGTCAGTATTTCTTTAGTTTTACTGTTCCTTACTATTTTATGAGGGTCTGATATCATAATTTTATGAGGGCCTACACCTTTTACCATGTCGACCACTGAATCAAAATTAATCTGTTGTGAATTTCTAAAGTTTAGGGTAAAGCCCCGCACTTTACAGCAGGTTTTTCCAGTGTCTAATCGATACGGGTAGTTCTtgggcccccccccccgacacaaATGTCTCTATATAATTTCCATCTTTTGGGTTTAACTCATTCGTCAAATCGCCCAGATAATCACCCTCTGGAGGATTGTACTGTCCCGGTTTGGTTACGTATAAGACACTGTCTGTATCGTAATACAATACGGACTCTTGCAATTGTTCGAGTAGTTCGTAGAGCTTGAGTCTAGCATGGGCAGTAGTAAAAGCTGCAATAACCACATCTGTTTTGGCGTTTGGTTCAACAAACTCTTCTTCGGCTTCGTATCGAACTTCAGCAATTTCGTGATTAATGAAATTTATGTCATGTACAATCTTATCATCTGCCAATAGAATGTCATTCAGTTTGGCTGGATCACTTATCACTTCGACTTTTGGCATGTTAATTCTCTGACCAAATTTTCCCCAGAAACTATTTAGCATCAGTTTGGCAAGGGCTCTCAGGCCTGGATTCTTTGTAATTTTGGATGCATCTAAATGTATCCCTTCGTGTTCATAATAGTCATTTAGATATTGTGTCTTGTCTTGTTCGCTGACGACCCATGATGGCCACCCAGAAGCTTCAACTTTAAGCTTAAGAAAAGTGTTAATATACTCCGTGAATAAACCACCCgtgtctacttcactctacttaccggtagagtcgaattactaatttgcatattccctatgccgtgAGGCAGAAATTCTAAGACTTTTACACACAgtagcgccctccaccgtcctacccataacgccccgcgacatgcccgtcacggagtcgtcctcttttctcttagccgCGAGTGGGTGAGGTTGTGTTTTAAATCTGTTCCAACAGTTCATAAGAAAACCGTTGTCTAAACCTTATCCTCGCTAAGAGTGCTATAAAAAGACTAGAAAGATTGTAGAGTTTTAGTTGTTGTGTTGTAGTGAGTTGTGAAATAAACTATAGTTTGATTTCGTTGAGAAAATAATGAGTAGCGTAAAGAAACTGGGGAGGGCTTCGACTGTCAGTACTGGGGTTACGTCCGTTTCCCTGGGACAGTCGGAGCTCTCGGGGGACTGCGCCGGCGACACTACGTCGCCCGGCTTGCAGTCCTCCAGCCAGCCTACGCAGCCTCTGTCGGCAGAGGCTGTGTCGGCCGGAAGACCCACCGATCAAAGAGGTTGCTTACCGCTCCCCCTCCTCGGTCAGTGTGCGTGGGTCGACCCAGTCGAAGGTCAAGCGCCCCGGCAAGGCCAAGAAAGCCGGTGCCGGGGCAACGACCAAGAGAGGTAGGGCGAAAGGTGGCTCTGGTCCGGAGCGCACCGCCCACTCTCCCAGCACCGCCTCCGCACGGCTCAGAATACCCAGCCCGCAACGACACCGTGGATTCCCCCACGACGGTTGGTGACGGCCTTTTGCGAGGGTTGAAGACCCACAAGGCACCCGCCCACGCCATAGGCTGTGGGGTGCTAGCCATGAGGAGAAGGATTATGGGTGCGGAGTCGGGTACCTGGGACGCCCCCAGGATACCCCACTCACAGGGCCCGCCCTCGTCTTCGAATTTCATCCGTTGCTCGGGCATCCCTGTCACTGGTTTTCGTGCGCCCGCCCGCCCCCCGGTATCGTGGGGCGTGGCGGAAGTGACCTCCCGGTCTCCAGGCGACCTCCCGCCGACGGACCCGTGGGAGGTCGCCTTCAGGAATTTTTGGGGTCCTGGGCTCAGATCACGTCCGACAGATGGGTCCTCGAGACAATCGAGTGTGGCTACGCACTCGATTTCACGAGAACCCCCCCGTCGGACATGCTGATACGGCCAACGCCCACCCCGTCCGACCCTCTCAAGCGCCAGGCCCTCGAAGGGGAGATCAGTTCCCTTCTCCTCAAACGGGCAATACGCCTTGTCCccgaccaggggacacggatgGGGTTCATGTCCACTTTCTTCTTAGTTCCCAAGAAGGAGGCGGACACTTGGCGACCGATCCTGAATTTAAAGCCCCTAAACCGATTTATCCTCCCAAAGCGCTTCCGCATGGAAACGCTGCGGGCAATCCTCGAATC contains the following coding sequences:
- the LOC117305805 gene encoding uncharacterized protein LOC117305805, giving the protein MAENKFFPDSFNAAEEWRRLLGEDMMWGQIIPHSLPPPPTSVFQEQAEFTHVIEFEMEEDTAGEGDDDDLEGYSWQCASEILCPDDVFDEPLPSVPSPVPVALPVPSPVCLPPMSPLALPTVPATIGQHMYGHVGFYVRTVLCFIIQSNCYGCEVDHPSQRQHSCLMDDPQDQFNM